GATGAATGTGCCAGACTTCGACCAGGTCTGTTGCATTTTTTTGTCAGCACGCGATTCAACGTCTAGCCGCTCGAAAATCCACGAGAAACTCACCAGCGACCATCGCCTCCAGCTGGAGACGAGATCCCGCATCCATCTTGACGGCAGAAGCTCTTGCGCGCAATTCAGACGTTTGCGCACAAGAATTTCATGCAGCACGTGGGCTCTTGTCTGGGGATGCCGGAGACTTCTTCAATGCTGCTAAGAAATCTGTGCCCCGCGATGCAAATTTTGGCGGGGCATCACGATAAAGTGCAGCTGCTGACTCAATGCCGAGTGCACGCTCGTGTAAATGGCACTGTCTGGTTTACTATTCGCCCACATTTTCAGCTTCTGCTTTCATAgcattttgcttcttcaacagTCGATTTATGTGATATATAGATCCAAGATATAATGAATTTTGCAATTGTTCTATGCATGCACTTATACTGGATGAAATGCACCACGCAGCTGTATAATTCATCATGACAAGCTTCCTCAGTGCGGATGAAGATGCCTTCTCTATCCCAAACTCCGTTCTATGACCGATTCTTGTTGTCTGGTTACGGTGCTATTATGGGTCTCAACAACATGTGATTAATTATCATCGCACCAATATAACATATTTGCAACTGTTTCGGAATTACGGCATACAAAGTCTGCGAtccatgatgagagaatCTCTCAACGTAACTTTACTTGGCTAGTAAACAATCTTACACATCGCCAATAACCCGTACTAGGAAAGCCACAAATACCTCATCAGGCAAGCTTACACATGCATCTAAGAACGTGCATTGCGAAAATAATTGGTATGAAGGAGTAAGAATGTCAGAGGCTGATTACCAATGCCTTGTCCCGATTGGGTTACTTGGAACTTGTGGCtctcaccatctccatctaAGTTTCGCCCGGAGAATATGTAGAAGTCCGAAGCATACTAATACAAGAAGACTTTTGCAGGTATAAATGAAGCTCTACCTTCTAAAAAGCTGTTGTTTCACACAAGTCGTTATTCAGCCTTCATTGATTCATTGTCTCTCAGAGCGTTGGATCCCGCGTCTCTGATATCAAATATTACAATGGCTTCTCAAACCCTTAATGCTATACTGGTAGTTGGTCCTACGGGCTCCATCGGCAAAGTTCTATGCCAGTCGTTGATTTCCCGAAAGTCTGAATTCAAACGcattgccttcttcaacgATACATCTCGGCCAGAGACGGAAGAGAAACGGGCACTGTTCGACACATTCCGCAATGGCGGGATGGAGCAAGTCTCTGGGCAATACAAAGACACAGAACCATTCGTTGGCTTTGACTGTGTCTTGATGCCATTGGGAAACCACGCCATTAAATTCCAGCCCACCATCATCGATTCGGCCATCACGGCTGGAGTACGCCATTTCTATACAAGCGAATGGGGAGCGGACCTCAGCGTGGGATCAAACTGGACGCAGCGTTACTATAGAGACAAGGTTATCACAAGAGAGCACTTGGAGAAGCGTGGCCGCGATACGGACACTTCAGATCTGGGCTGGACCTACATACAACTGGGACGCCTCACAGAATGGAGCATTATCAAGCATTTTGGAATCGACAATACAAACTACGTTGCCAATATTTACGGAACGCCTGAGGGACGACAGTCGTTGCTTCCGACCAAAGATGCCGTTGCGTACACGATGGAGACTCTCAAGCACCCGTTCTCAACTACCAATAACAGCCACAGACGTACATATCGCTTCCATGGCTCCTCTCCCACTTGGAATGAAATCTTCAATGACCTGGAGGCAATTACTGGTCATAAATACACAGTCACTTACCATGATGTGGAAACAGCCGTGGAAAAGGAAGCCCGAGCAAAACGACTCAACGATGTtgaactggaactggaggCTAGCCATCAGTTGATCCAAGGAAGAGGCGGAACTCTTTTGCCGGAGCCATTTGATAATGCTCTCTTCCCTGATATTCATCCGGAGCCAGTCCATTCGGTCTTTGAAAGAGTCTTTAAAGACCCGGAAACAAGGAAATTCATTGGTGCCCCTTAAGTTTTTTGAACAGAATGTATCTTGGCT
This genomic stretch from Trichoderma breve strain T069 chromosome 1, whole genome shotgun sequence harbors:
- a CDS encoding nmrA-like family domain-containing protein, which encodes MASQTLNAILVVGPTGSIGKVLCQSLISRKSEFKRIAFFNDTSRPETEEKRALFDTFRNGGMEQVSGQYKDTEPFVGFDCVLMPLGNHAIKFQPTIIDSAITAGVRHFYTSEWGADLSVGSNWTQRYYRDKVITREHLEKRGRDTDTSDLGWTYIQLGRLTEWSIIKHFGIDNTNYVANIYGTPEGRQSLLPTKDAVAYTMETLKHPFSTTNNSHRRTYRFHGSSPTWNEIFNDLEAITGHKYTVTYHDVETAVEKEARAKRLNDVELELEASHQLIQGRGGTLLPEPFDNALFPDIHPEPVHSVFERVFKDPETRKFIGAP